A window of Flavobacterium flavigenum contains these coding sequences:
- the istB gene encoding IS21-like element helper ATPase IstB — translation MNESTVTKMKQMKLYGMFNAFKTAIESGKTDHYTLDQFVSMIIDAEWDERYNRRIERSITNAKFHYKSNIESINFDVSRNLDRNMVLRLAECEFIEKNENILITGSTGVGKSYLGTALGYQACIQGFKVSYFNTSKLFARLKMAKADGTYLRELTKIQRQDVIILDDFGLQALDSHNRITLLEIIEDRHNNGSIIVTSQIPVQGWYDIIGEKTIADAILDRLIHQSHRLELHGESMRKKRGINKE, via the coding sequence ATGAATGAATCCACAGTAACCAAAATGAAACAAATGAAGCTTTATGGCATGTTTAATGCTTTTAAAACAGCCATTGAAAGCGGGAAAACAGATCATTATACCCTTGACCAGTTTGTATCGATGATTATTGATGCAGAATGGGATGAAAGGTACAATCGTCGTATTGAACGAAGTATCACTAATGCCAAATTCCATTACAAATCAAATATTGAAAGTATCAATTTTGATGTATCACGTAACCTGGACCGAAACATGGTACTGCGTCTGGCAGAATGCGAATTTATAGAGAAAAACGAAAACATTTTAATCACTGGAAGCACCGGTGTCGGTAAAAGTTATTTAGGTACTGCATTAGGTTATCAAGCCTGTATACAGGGTTTTAAGGTAAGTTATTTTAATACCTCAAAATTGTTCGCTAGACTAAAAATGGCTAAAGCAGATGGTACTTATCTACGGGAACTTACCAAAATACAAAGACAGGATGTTATAATACTTGATGATTTTGGACTTCAGGCACTTGACAGCCATAACCGAATTACTCTTTTGGAGATCATAGAGGACAGGCATAATAACGGCTCTATAATCGTGACATCACAAATACCAGTTCAAGGCTGGTATGATATAATTGGAGAAAAAACGATAGCCGATGCAATATTAGACAGACTTATACACCAATCTCATAGGCTTGAATTACATGGAGAATCCATGAGAAAGAAAAGAGGAATAAACAAAGAGTGA
- a CDS encoding NB-ARC domain-containing protein, translating into MSLEAKVLHTYDFSMGFNYNIVPSIDRKQYITELEELLNDNQVVFLKGEEGSGKTIICQEFVKKFDKITFSVFFNPHNKMDYSVNYFLENIINQVGFKLDEIDNDELNIDRYRTLLTKLRKNYKGKKIYFVIDGLSDSVGLLKEIEELLFLGQTEFRYIITGDDAIFKKEIKGLSKINLSTSIKVVGISINDIKYYLNVSEISQREEDDIFKITRGLPSRLFLIKRQLEKNISLSKIMESENYKEWINIELEKIDLSNDTIAKILSLLSLSPNKISLEDISFIMEIDKEQISQILSNIDFVKCEGNNLSFISDSYKISISEKFNNNLDWVENGLIKLLNKTSDLDKKIELIKLLFDRKRWTDIHSEMTDELLINSFRHTGNLNKINSIINIGNNASNQLKLQNNLVHLSIKGSFFNYLQNNLELLSDVTTKLAFKDYDGALNIANKSVINVERLKLYCLIAKKQKLDNNIIEEILLSDIEDLFENSDFSNSGDDIYDIVSDLLYIDPSMALKILDNKEIDSSNINDLIVAKLSMMSLNNEVDNDKKESANEKLEKFNNIKSRKIARALGYILSNFSLDKILNEIDKIDDSIEKIKLTRLYLENIKTATEGLEKLIDKTFDILLSSNVNNLINLEILILLSSKILLVKSIDDKKNLLKKLNSIDQLIIDKGLFINKIRYKINIFNIKLSEAPDKSFEILDEIISEIETEEDLLIKAESLSLVYKSLFKCNSPILKNLRSKNYNILNITVDSLIQCTANQKLVFTNVIKNISSVDLHFAVDISKRLNNSVSRDFCLLTGIENSIDNVDVKFINIENLISHLNLFNEIYFKSWAVSLIFEKFAEEDSLKNHFLIKIKEIYFSIEKELNSDSSLVYLNILLFKIFKKNIQTNRKDFTATKDRLKVLINAFSQDWTRYEIVNTICAELAEFDIHFTTEIYSQIKNIKDSDVFYSELYCKSYHYNLEYLIFSLESLIEKKVNIEQYIDNIIIAINKIPSDLARLDYFSKLGFIFHLHNHNDLSCKFRLY; encoded by the coding sequence ATGTCTTTGGAAGCAAAAGTACTACACACCTACGATTTTTCAATGGGATTTAACTATAATATTGTTCCGTCGATAGATAGAAAACAATATATTACAGAATTAGAAGAGCTCTTAAATGATAATCAGGTTGTATTTTTAAAAGGGGAAGAAGGCTCTGGAAAAACAATTATCTGTCAAGAATTTGTAAAAAAATTCGATAAAATAACTTTTTCTGTTTTTTTTAATCCTCATAACAAAATGGATTATTCAGTTAATTATTTTTTAGAGAATATAATTAATCAAGTAGGTTTTAAATTAGACGAAATTGATAATGACGAACTTAATATTGACCGCTATCGTACATTGCTTACTAAACTAAGAAAAAATTACAAGGGCAAAAAAATTTATTTTGTAATTGATGGATTAAGTGACTCTGTTGGTCTACTAAAAGAAATAGAAGAACTTTTATTTTTAGGACAGACGGAGTTTCGATATATTATTACAGGTGATGATGCAATCTTTAAAAAGGAAATTAAGGGTCTTAGCAAAATTAATTTATCAACAAGCATAAAAGTTGTAGGAATTTCTATAAATGACATTAAATATTATCTCAATGTATCTGAAATAAGTCAAAGAGAGGAAGATGATATTTTTAAAATTACTAGAGGACTTCCATCACGATTGTTTTTAATTAAAAGACAACTGGAAAAAAACATCTCCTTATCAAAGATAATGGAATCAGAAAATTATAAGGAGTGGATTAATATTGAATTAGAAAAAATCGACTTATCTAATGATACTATTGCTAAGATATTGTCATTATTATCATTAAGTCCAAATAAAATATCTTTAGAGGATATTTCATTTATAATGGAAATAGATAAAGAACAGATATCTCAAATATTATCAAATATAGATTTTGTTAAATGTGAAGGTAATAATTTGAGCTTTATTTCAGATTCATATAAAATTTCTATTTCAGAAAAATTTAATAATAATTTAGATTGGGTTGAAAATGGTTTAATCAAATTATTGAATAAGACGTCCGACTTGGATAAGAAAATAGAACTAATAAAACTACTTTTTGACAGAAAAAGATGGACTGATATACATTCTGAAATGACTGATGAACTTTTAATTAATTCATTTAGACATACCGGTAACTTAAATAAAATAAATTCCATAATTAATATTGGAAATAATGCATCTAATCAATTAAAATTACAAAACAATTTAGTTCATTTATCAATAAAAGGCAGTTTTTTTAATTATTTACAAAATAATTTAGAGCTATTATCAGATGTTACCACCAAGTTAGCTTTCAAAGATTATGATGGCGCATTAAACATAGCAAATAAGTCTGTTATCAATGTCGAAAGATTAAAACTATATTGTTTAATTGCTAAAAAGCAAAAACTAGACAATAATATAATTGAAGAAATTTTACTTTCTGATATTGAAGATCTATTTGAGAACAGTGATTTTTCTAATAGTGGAGATGATATATATGACATCGTTTCTGATCTTTTATACATTGATCCATCAATGGCTTTGAAAATTCTTGACAATAAAGAGATTGATAGTTCTAATATAAATGATTTAATAGTTGCCAAACTTTCTATGATGTCGTTAAATAACGAAGTTGATAATGACAAGAAAGAATCAGCAAATGAAAAGTTAGAAAAATTTAATAATATAAAATCACGAAAGATTGCTCGTGCTTTAGGATACATTTTAAGCAATTTTTCCTTAGATAAAATTCTTAATGAGATTGATAAAATTGATGATTCAATTGAGAAAATAAAGTTAACAAGGTTATATTTAGAAAATATTAAAACTGCTACTGAAGGTTTAGAAAAACTTATAGATAAAACCTTTGATATTTTATTATCGTCAAATGTAAATAATTTGATAAACTTGGAAATATTAATTCTATTGTCTTCAAAAATATTACTTGTAAAAAGCATTGATGATAAGAAAAATCTATTGAAAAAACTAAACTCAATAGATCAATTAATAATTGATAAGGGGTTGTTCATAAATAAAATTCGATACAAAATCAATATTTTCAACATTAAACTATCTGAAGCCCCAGATAAATCATTTGAAATTTTAGACGAAATAATATCAGAAATTGAAACAGAGGAAGATTTGCTAATAAAAGCTGAAAGTTTATCTTTAGTTTACAAATCTTTGTTTAAATGTAATAGTCCCATTTTAAAAAATTTAAGATCAAAAAATTATAATATTCTAAATATCACTGTTGACTCATTAATTCAATGTACAGCGAATCAAAAATTGGTATTTACAAATGTGATTAAAAACATTAGCTCTGTTGATTTACATTTCGCAGTGGATATTTCTAAAAGATTAAATAATTCAGTTAGTAGAGATTTTTGTTTATTAACTGGTATTGAAAATAGTATTGATAATGTTGACGTTAAATTTATAAATATTGAAAATTTAATTTCTCATTTAAATTTGTTTAATGAAATATATTTCAAATCATGGGCGGTATCATTAATTTTTGAAAAATTTGCAGAAGAGGACTCATTGAAAAATCATTTTTTAATAAAAATTAAAGAGATATATTTTTCAATTGAAAAAGAATTAAATTCAGATTCCTCGCTTGTCTATTTAAACATTCTACTTTTCAAGATATTTAAAAAAAATATCCAAACTAATAGAAAAGATTTTACTGCTACAAAAGACAGATTAAAAGTACTTATAAATGCTTTTTCACAAGATTGGACACGATATGAAATAGTTAATACAATTTGTGCTGAGTTGGCAGAATTTGATATTCATTTTACTACCGAGATTTATAGCCAAATAAAAAATATTAAAGATAGTGATGTTTTTTACTCTGAATTATATTGTAAGAGCTATCATTATAATTTGGAATATCTAATATTTTCTTTAGAAAGTTTAATTGAGAAGAAAGTAAATATTGAACAATATATAGACAATATAATTATTGCAATAAATAAAATACCATCAGATTTAGCCAGACTAGACTATTTTTCAAAATTAGGTTTTATTTTTCATTTACACAATCATAATGATCTTAGTTGCAAATTCCGGTTATATTGA
- a CDS encoding helix-turn-helix domain-containing protein, translating into MEQKIHQGRNVKRFREMLNIKQEALAYDLGEDWNQKKISMLEQKDVIEDNLLKQISAVLKIPVEAFQNFDEEQAVNVIANTYSFQDFKDNAVASGFSYQPSFNPVDKIVQLYDEKIALYERMLKEKDEMMTRLEKLINK; encoded by the coding sequence ATGGAACAAAAAATACATCAGGGAAGAAACGTAAAACGTTTTAGAGAAATGCTTAACATCAAGCAGGAGGCATTGGCTTATGATCTGGGAGAAGACTGGAACCAAAAGAAAATTTCTATGCTGGAGCAGAAAGATGTAATTGAAGACAATCTGCTAAAACAAATCTCAGCTGTATTAAAAATACCAGTTGAGGCTTTTCAGAATTTTGATGAGGAGCAGGCTGTGAATGTTATTGCAAATACTTATTCCTTTCAAGACTTTAAGGATAATGCGGTTGCTTCCGGATTTAGCTACCAACCTTCTTTCAATCCCGTTGATAAAATTGTTCAGTTATATGATGAGAAAATCGCTTTGTACGAGCGTATGTTAAAAGAGAAAGATGAAATGATGACAAGACTTGAAAAACTAATCAATAAATAA